Below is a window of Candidatus Krumholzibacteriia bacterium DNA.
GAGAAAACTGAGGTCTTCGAGTGAACCAGTAGAAGATGGCTCGCCACCTAGGCCCGTATTCGTGGTTCACGGGCACAGCAATACGGCTCTCGCTGAATTGGAGCGCTTCCTCACATCTGTAGAGGTAGAACCTGTGGTCTTGTCGCGTCGGGGCGAGTTGGCGCAGTCCCTTTTCCAGAAGTTCATGGCAGTTGCATCCAAGGCGAAATTTGCGGTTGTCTTGTTCAGTGCGGATGACTATGGTGCCTCACGGCGACAGTACGATGCACAGGGTGTTGGCGACCGTGCCCTTCAGTTTCGCGCGCGCCAAAACGTCGTACTCGAACTTGGTTTCTTCTACGGTCACCTGGGATGGGAAAATGTCTTCGTTGTCTACGAGGATCCAGATCAAGTGTTCCCCAATTTTGAACGACCCTCAGACTTAGATGGGGTGATACTCGATTCCATGTCGGATGCTGCGTGGCAGCGTAAGGCTGTGTAAATTAATAAAGGTATCAAAGATGTGATTCTCTGTGCTATGCATGCCCAGGCATGGATGCCACGCTATCGCAGATGAAGCGGAAGCTGCGTTCGATCTGGCTATACTTGGATGAACGTACGCGTCGACTTACGGCGGCGAATGAGGCGATGAGCTTGGGCTACGGCGGGGTTTCGCTGGTACACCGCGCCTGTGGGCTGTCGCGCAAGGCGATCCGCAAAGGGATTCGGGAGATTGGTGCGGGCGAGGCGGCACTGGAAGGTCGGGTTCGTCGGCCCGGAGCGGGCCGTAAGGCCATCACGGTGTCTGATCCAGCGCTGCTCGGGGCGCTGGACCAGATGATCGAGGGGCACACACGAGGGGATCCGGAGTCCCCGCTGCGCTGGATCTGCAAGAGCACGCGGGTGATTGCCAGAGCCCTGAGCCAGCAGAAGCATCCCGTGAGCCACATGACGGTGGCGCAGATTCTGCGTGGTCTGCAGTACAGTCTACAGAGCAATCGCAAGACCGAGGAGGGGGCGGATCATCCCGACCGCGATGCGCAGTTTCGACACATCAGCGCCGCGGTGAAGACGTATCTACGCCAGGGCCTGCCGGTCATCTCGGTGGACACCAAGAAGAAGGAACTCGTTGGGAACTACGAAAACAAGGGGCAGCAGTGGCTGCGCGCCAAGCGGCCCCTGCGCGTGCAAGGCCACGACTTCCCTGGTCCCGAGGTGCCTCGGGCTTACCCGTATGGCATTTACGACATCGGGCGCAATGCGGGCTTCGTGAATATTGGCACCGATCACGATACCGGAGCGTTCGCCGTCGCGTCCATCCGCGGATGGTGGCGGGCGGAGGGCCGGAGGATCTATGCCAATGCGGCGCGCATCCTGTTCACCGCCGACTCCGGAGGGAGCAATGGCTACCGGCTGCGGCTGTGGAAGTTGGAGCTGCAGCGGTTCGCCGATCACACCGGACTGTGCATCGCGGTGTGTCACTTCCCGCCCGGCACCAGCAAGTGGAACAAGGTTGAGCACCGACTCTTTTCCTTCATCTCCTCCAACTGGCGCGGCGAGCCGTTGCGCGACTACGAAACGATCGTGCATCTGATCGCCAGGACGACAACGGCAAAGGGATTGAAGGTGACGTGCCGATTGGATCGACGCAAATATTCAACCGGACGCAAGGTCAGTAACGCAGAGATGGAGCAAGTCCATCTACAACCCAACAGATTTCATGGCGAATGGAACTACGTTATTCATCCTCGCCACAATTGATACCTTAATTCATTTACGAGCCCTAACCTCAGGGCGAGACTGGCAAAGGCAGGTTTCGCAATCCCGAACTCCTCCTAGCCTCGGCATGCAACGGACTCACTTTGCTCGCCGTTGAACTCCATATCGTTATTGCAGCAGGGCTGGAGGACCGCTTTATGACGGTGCGATCTCTGCGCCGAACTTCCGCACTTGGCCGTTCTACGACCATCGCTATCCGACCCAAAGCAGACGTACACGACTGACCGCTGTCAGAAGGGGTGCTTGCACCTATCCGCATAAGAACCCGTGATATATGGTCGCCCAGTCGGAGGTCATT
It encodes the following:
- a CDS encoding ISAzo13 family transposase, with protein sequence MDATLSQMKRKLRSIWLYLDERTRRLTAANEAMSLGYGGVSLVHRACGLSRKAIRKGIREIGAGEAALEGRVRRPGAGRKAITVSDPALLGALDQMIEGHTRGDPESPLRWICKSTRVIARALSQQKHPVSHMTVAQILRGLQYSLQSNRKTEEGADHPDRDAQFRHISAAVKTYLRQGLPVISVDTKKKELVGNYENKGQQWLRAKRPLRVQGHDFPGPEVPRAYPYGIYDIGRNAGFVNIGTDHDTGAFAVASIRGWWRAEGRRIYANAARILFTADSGGSNGYRLRLWKLELQRFADHTGLCIAVCHFPPGTSKWNKVEHRLFSFISSNWRGEPLRDYETIVHLIARTTTAKGLKVTCRLDRRKYSTGRKVSNAEMEQVHLQPNRFHGEWNYVIHPRHN